In Risungbinella massiliensis, the genomic stretch CTAGTTACACCATGTACTTCGTCGCTAGGCTCATAATTTTTTCTTCGGTCGCCTCTGTTTGGTCCAAAATTCCAGAAAGTCGTCCGTTAGACATCACCATAATGCGATCAGACATCCCGATTAATTCTGGCATCTCTGATGAAATCATCATAATAGCCTTACCTTGTTTGGCTAATTCGGTAATAATGGTGTATATCTCAAATTTTGCTCCCACATCAATCCCACGTGTTGGTTCATCTAGGAGCAATATCTCCGGCTCCGTTAATAGCCACCTACCAAGGAGTACTTTTTGTTGATTTCCACCAGATAAATTCTGGATGATGGTTTTGTGCGAAGGGGTTTTCACTCGAAGTTTTTCGATCTGATCTATGGTATCTTGTAATCGTGCTTTATCGTTTAATAGACCAAACTTCTCATATTTTTTTTGATTCGCAATCGTAGTGTTTTCCAAGATGGAGAGCTGCGGAAAGATACCCGTTGTCCTGCGTTCCTCGGTGAGTAATGCGATATTGTACTTTTTGGCATCGAGTGGCGATTTGATCTTAACTTCTTTGCCATGAATCTCGATCTTGCCTGATGAGATCTTTTCGAGTCCGAATATAGCCTCTATCAATTCTGTCCGTTTCGCTCCAACAAGTCCGCCAATCCCCAATATCTCCCCCTTACGAAGATCAAAAGAGATTTCTTGGAAAGACATCGGATTCACTGAAGTGAAATTCTCTACTTTCATCAAAACTTCATGATGTTCTCGTTTTTGTCGATCAGGAAAACGCTGAGTTAAATCTCTTCCTACCATCCGTGAAATGATAAGATCAGTGGTCAACTCCGATGCTTCCCAAGTTCCGATCTTTTTTCCATCTCGCATGATGGTCACATCATCAGAGATTCGAAGAATTTCCTCCATTTTGTGTGAAATATAAATAATGGCAACGCCACGACTCTTCAGTTTGGTAATAATCTTGATTAACTGTTCTACCTCATTGGAAGTCAGCGATGAAGTAGGTTCATCCATCACGATAATCTTGCTGTTAAACGAAACTGCTTTCGCAATCTCAATAGACTGTACTTTCGAAACAGAAAGGTTACCTACTTTTTCGTGTGGATCCAAATCCATCTCCAAATCTTGAAACAATTGGATGGTATCTTGTTCCATTTTCCGAGAATCTACCAATTGGAAGAAACCCAAACCTTTGGTCGGTATCCTTCCGATCCATAGATTCTCCATTACATTTCGATGAGGAATCGGGTGAAGCTCTTGGTGGATCATGGAGATGCCATGATTCAGTGCTGTACTGGAATTTTGAATATTGACTTTCTCTCCATTTACGAAAATTTCACCTGCATCCTGCTGATAGATTCCAAATAAACATTTCATCAAAGTGGATTTCCCAGCACCATTCTCTCCCATCAAAGCGTGAACAGTACCTGGTCGAACTTGTAAAGTTAAATCGTCAAGTGCTTTTACCCCAGGAAACTCTTTGGAGATATTCTTCATTTCTAATACATAGGTTGGAGTTGTCATCTCTCGTCTCCCTTCCGGCAAGAAGGACTGCTATATTTGAAAACAAAAACTAGATAATTTTCAGTAAATATGTGATGAAGTAAAACATTTTAAAAGAGAGGGAAAACGGATAGTTCAGAATTAAGAGTGTTTTCCCTCTTGTAAGCGCTTAAATTTTCAAGTTAAAAAAATTTATTGAGTAGCGTCATTCAAGTTATCTTTCGTTATTTTTTTGTAAGGAATCCAGATGTATTTCTCGTCTGTGATATCATAGCCAACGTTTTCTTTAGTAGGTTTTTCTCCCTTAGCTAGTACAGTAGCCAAGTTAACAGTTGCAATACCTTGGTTTTTCGCATCATTCAAAACAGTCCCCAGAAGTGTTCCTTCTTTGAGAGCTTGGATGGCAGGAGCCGTTGCGTCTACCCCTACTACTGGTAGAAACTTATTGTCTTTGAAGTATCCTTTTGCTTTCAATGCTTCAATCGCTCCCAATGCCATATCATCGTTATTAGCAAAAACTGCTTCGATTTTATCGTTATGAGCTGCAAGGAAGGCAGCCATTTTTTCTTGGCCTTTTACACGATCCCACATTGCTGTGTCTTCTGCTAGTTTTTCCACTTTAATACCTGCGTTTTGAACAGCCTCAATGGAAGCTTTGGTACGTAATTCTGCGTCTTGGTGACCAGGTTCTCCTTTGAGCATTACATATTGGAGGACACCATCACCATTCTTATCTGCTTCAGGGTGAGTTTTAAAATATTCAGCGATGATCTCCCCAGATAGAGTACCAGACTCTTCTGCTTTCGCCCCAACATAATAAACTTTATCCCATTTTTTCATATCATCTGCGAGTGGTTCCCGGTTTAAGAACACAACAGGGATGTTCGCTGTTTTTGCTTTATTAATAATGACACCAGCTGCTGTGCGGTCTACTGGGTTAATTGCAAGCGCATTCATTTTTTTGGTGATGAAGAGATCTACCTTTTCATTCTGTGTAGGTTGAGCATTTTGGCTATCTACAATATCTACTTCTGCTTTGCCATCGGCAGCTTTGGTAATCGCATTCCGAACACCTGACATAAAGGTATCGTCAAACTTGTAAATAGCGACCCCGATTTGTGGTTTTTCATTTCCATCAGCATTACCTGAACCAGACGAACATCCAACAGCTGTTGCGAGCAGTGCGCCTGTAGCAAGAATAGAAAGCGCTTTCTTCATTTTCATCCCTCCACCTTTGTTGCTTACTAAGTAAAGTATCCAGAAGACACATAAGAAAACAATAAGCAACAATTATGAACTAATTGTGACTATTATTATAGTAATGAATTAATAATATAAATTCAACATAAATATCTTTGTAGTTTTAAAAAATATCCCTTGCAAATACATTTTTTTAATGTTAATTCAATCAGAATTCACTCTTTTCATAGTGACAGCTCTACCTTAGGCAGGTTTTCTCCATATGGTAAAGTAATATGGGTAGAGAGCTTTTTTGGCGCTCTCTATGGGAGAACTCATTCCATGATGAACCTCAACATCTTAGAAAGCAGGCGTTCTCATTGTTTCTTTTTCTTCTACTGGGTTTTTTCATTGGTATTTTACAAAAGCAACCTTGTATCCCATAGAACAACCAAAGCAAAAAGTAGTCTAAGAACAACAAACACCAGACGATCCAATCCAAAGACCGTCTGGTGTATATCCTTATTCTGCCTTTATTATATTTTCCGATGAGATCGACAATGATTGAAGTCCTTCTTTGGTCACCACATACGTATTTTCTACACCGATAACTCCCTCTCCCGGAAAAGTAAACTTCGGCTCAATAGCAATAACCATGCCTTCTTCTAGTGCCTGGGTGAAACCTTTTGCTAATATCGGTACTTCATCTAATTCCAATCCAACTCCATGCCCCAAAAACTTCGCCTGATCCTGTCCATATCCCATAAAGTGTTCAGATAATCCAAACTCCTTTACCATTTCCAGCGAGCGAAGATAGAGGTCTTGCCAAGGGATTCCTGGTTTCCCTAACTCCTCTACCTCTCGTAAGATTGCTTGCGCCTTCTGATATGCATCTTGATGTTTGGGAGACATTGCCCCGATTACGGCCATCCGGGTCTGGTCTACAATATACCCTTCCACTATCGTGCTAATATCAACTAAGATTGGTTCCCCTCTCGCAATCGTTTTTTTGCCAGCTCCTTGAGGGCTAGCGCTAGAAACTCCCAGTCCTCCTGCAGGCCCATCAAAATAAGTAGGGCTAGCGGCTGCCGCACCAGATGACACCATCCCCAAAGCCAATTCCTGATTATATCCGCGCATACGATAAATATTTTGATTGCCTCTTACACGGAAAAAATGCTCAATGTTAGCAGCCAACTCAAGCTCCGTGATCCCCTCACGCAACCAACTCGGAAGCTGTAACAGTACGTCATTGACAATCTGAGCAGCGTTTCGGATCTGGGTTAACTCATATGGGGATTTAATAGATCGTAAGAGACGTAGATCCCATGAGCAGTCCACCATCTCTGCATTAGGAAAGAGCTTACGATAGCGTGTGGCAATGGAATATGGCAAGACATCAAGTTCCATTCCGACTTTCTTCAAAGAGCCAAATCGAGCACGAAGACGTTCTCCTAACTCACGAAATCTTCCCATTTCCTCTGTCTCTAAATGGGTTTCTTGCGATGCTCTCGTCAAGCTCTTTTTTACATAGAAACATGGACTACCAGACTGTGGAATGAGGAGTAATCCATTTTGCATACTACCTGAGTAATAATAAACCCCAATATTCTGGCTTAATAAAACACCATCTAAATCTAACTCTTTCAATTTCGCTTGCAACAATTGAATTCGTCGTTGTACATCCTCCACAGGTACCTGTTGTAGCAACTTTCCATCGCCTCATTTCCCAGATTTGGAATAAAAATGGATAGACAAAGAGAGCATAAGGTTAAAATAGCTCGCAGAATGGAGTTTCCTTATGGCTCTTTTTCTCTGGATCTTAGGCACGATTCTTCTTTTAGCAATTTTACTAGATCTTGCTTATCATGCCAGTCAAAAATCACGTTCCCAACTAAACATGCTCCGAACTTCCGAACAAACAAAAAATCCGGGAAAACCAGTGATCCTACTTATTGTCGACTCTCTTATGGATGCACCATTACGGGAAACGATCGCGATGAGAAAAGCTCCTGCCCTACAATTTTTAATGGAGCATGGTAACTATATCCCGAAAATGGTCTCCGCTTTCCCTACCATGTCTGTCACCATCGATAGTACACTACTCACTGGTAAACTTCCGCGTGAACACCATATCTATGGGCTCATGTACTACCATTCGGATGAGAAACGGATTGTGAACTTTGGTACTGGAGCAATAGAATCACTATTAGTCGGGGTCAAAAAGATAGTTCAAGACAGCCTGCTACGATTAAATCAGCAATACCTAAATCCAAAAACTCCGACCATCCACGAAGAATTAAAAGAAACCGCTTCCATCAATGCTTTGGTCTATCGTGGTCCGGAGGCGCACACTATTGTTCCTCCGTGGCCAGTTGCTTGGTTTGGTATCTTGCCTAGAAAAATCGCAGTTTCCGCTAGCAAATTTTTTTCTTTTGGTGTCTTGCATCGAATTAGTCCCAAATCGAAAAAAGGGAAAGCTTGGAACAAGTTTGGAATGAATGATCGTTTCACCCAAATGGAATTAGTATCTCTAATTCAACATGACCTTTTGCCACCGTTTACGATTGCCTATCTTCCTAAAAACGATGATCCCGTTCATCGGAAAGGACCTGCCGAAGTTAAAGGGATTCTCAAAGTGGATAAAGAAATCAGCACCATACTGAACTCATTTCCTTCTTGGGAAGAGGCAATCTCTTCCTGCATCTGGGTCGTGATGGGAGATAGTGGGCAAGCCAACATCTTAGAAGATCGTTCTCAAGCACATGTAGATCTCAAACCATACTTCTCCTCTTATTCTATCACGTCTCCTAAACAAAAGCGTTCTCATCCCGATGATCAATTGGCGATCTGCGTGAATGAACGGATGGCATTTCTCTATCTATTGGATGAGAAAATCACCATCGAAGAAATCGTAAAACACTGCTTGCAAGAATCACGAATAGACTTAATTGCTTGGGCAGAAAATGGTTGGATTCATGTAATGAGCGGACAGACCGAAGGGCATTTTCAATATCGTCCTGAGGGACCTTATCAGGATGAATTCGATCAGACATGGGATATGGTTGGTGATCTATTCCTAGCTGATCTCACCATTGAGGAACAAAAAATTCAGTACGGATTCTATCCAGACATTCTAATGAGACTATATGGGGTGATGGACACAGCGGAGCGGGTCATCGTCATCACGGTAGCACCTGGCTATGAAATGGTTTATGAAACTTCTCCGCGTCATCGCGGTGGCTCTCATGGTGGGCTACATCAAATGGATTCTCAAATACCTATGATCATCTGTGGAACAGATAAAAAGCCACGCTATCCCCGTATTATCGATATAAAAGAATGGATCATTGAGCTAGTACAAGAGCAAACAACAGAACAAGAGCAGATCAAAGAACAAGCACCAGAAAATGGTTAAATCTTCCCTTGGGATACATGCTATTAGGGAGCTTCTATATTACAGTAGAGCTCCCTTTTGGTGTATCTCAACAAACGATTAATGCCATTGAAAATAATAAATATGATCCGAGCTTACAACTCGCTTTTAAGTTAGCGAAAGTTCTAGAAACTACGGTGGATTCGTTATTTCAACCTTAAAATTGCGAAGGAGATAAAAATATAAATGGATTTTTAATACTAGTGGCAATAATTAGTTTTCTGGAAAGCACCGATCCACTGATCACTGTTATTCATGGATTAGATTTCCTTATTATCGCAATCATCGGTTATGCTTTACACTATGTCATCGCACGAAAAAAACTAAGCGCCAGTATGTAAATGAGAAACTGCCTCAACTAATCTTACCTTTTTGAGATTCGCCTACAACTGAGATTTTGATCCATCCACCCCTCATTATCTTTCTGTATAGCATGAGACAAGCCGTTTCTTACATAGAATGAATCGGAAATGATAGAGAAATGAGGGGACCATTTGATTCGACTGTCTCGTATTCAAATCCAACAAGAATTAGGCGATCTCCAGCCCGAAGAGTGGGCTTTTCATCTTTTGCAACAAGACCCATATGCTCCTTTTTTGTCTCCCTCTCGAACCATTTTTCTCATTCGCAAAGCTTTCGAGATAGGAGAAAAATGGGCGAAACCTTTTCAAAATCAAATAACTCTTACCTCCATAGCCAACCATCTAGTAAAAGATGGGGTTCAGATCCTTTTAGTCGATCAGCACCCAGAAAATTTGGAAGTTAGGGCAGAATACGACCGTAAACAAAAAAGAATTACGATTTACAGACATAGTTTCGCCCAGCTACACCGTTTCTTCCATCAGTTAGGCTATGAAATACCAGAAGAAGAATGGATCCTACTCCACTTGACTCATGAGCTATTCCATCATCTAGAGACCAAACTTCCAAACCGACGTGAATTTCCCACTCCCTCTGTTACTTTTCGCAAAGTAGGACCACTTCGTTTTCGTCGACGCATCTGGTCTGTTCGGGAGATCGCAGCTCACACATTTGCACAGAAGACACTCCACCTACCGTGGTCTCCCTACTTACTTGATTTATGGTTTCTGTCAGGTGATAAGGACCATACTGTAAATTTTGACGAAAGGGTATTACAACCCTTACGAATGTCTTACCAACAATTTTTAACCCAATTAGATAGTGGTACTTAGAGAAAAGCAGCTTGTTTGCTTTTTTCTTTTTTCTTTTTTTGTTGTATACTAATATTTACTTACTAACCAAAAAGAAGCGTAGAAGTATCGCAAGGGCTTTCTAAAAATAACGAGGTGATTGGGTATGGAGCATACCTGCATTTGCCCTAAATTTGAGGCAGCCATTGAAATTTTAGCAAAAAAATGGACAGGTCTCATCATTCGTGTACTGATGGAAAAAACTAGTCGTTTTCGTGATATTCGGGAACAGATTCCTCAGATGAGTGAACGCATGTTGGCCGAACGACTCAAGGACTTAGAAGCACATGGTATTGTAATCCGCCACGTACATGCCGAAACTCCCGTACGTGTAGAATATGAATTAACCCAAAAAGGACGCGACCTAACTCCCGTGATTGAATCCATTCAGTCTTGGGGAGAAAAGTGGATGAAATAAAGGAAATTGGGGCATTGGTAAGATAGAGGTGGTTTTATCATGACTACTCCTTATCGCTGTCCTTCTTGTGAAACGAATCGTAGCCGGTTTAACATCATCGAACAAGTGGTTACCAGTGTGAAAAAAGATGCTGAATCAGGAGAGGTTACTTCTTATGTCGATCCAACGGACCCCTTACAATATCGCTACACTGGGGAAAAGTATCGCGTGCAATGCGGAGTCTGTGGCATTGTAGAAAAAGAAGAGTTCTTTCAAAAGGCGGCGGAGCGCCCACATAGTAATCACTGATAAAAACAGGAACTGACATTGTTGGTTCCTGTTTTTATCTTGTACATTTCCGGTTTTTGTTTTTGGTATTTTAACAGTTTCCAAAGTAGTCCAACTACCATATCTATTTCGCTGTAATTTAATCCTAATCGGGTGTATAGTGGTTCAGATCCTGATGGCAGTCTCTGGTTTAGAAACAAAAGGGCAAAGAAGTTTAGATAAAAATACCTCCTAATGCAACCGTCTTTGGAGAGGGAAGATTCCCCTACTTCGTTCTTATCCCTACTACCAGAAATATATCCTAGACAATTTCCTTCCCTTCCCCTAGCATATTAAGTAGGAAAATGTTCTGTTTTCATATGACTTTTTAACTTAATCAAAGGAAGTGTATCTCGTCATGAAAGCGTTTCAAGAATCGATTTTGAAGCTGATCACCGAGACTTCTACTCGTCTAACTGCGGACGTCCAAACAGCGATCCGCTCTGCCAAAGCTCAAGAGGATGCTGGAACTAGAGCGAGCCTAGCATTGAACAAAATTAGCTCCAATATTGAAGTAGCCGAAGAACGTGTCTCTCCTATTTGTCAAGATACTGGAATGCCTACTTTTATTTTGCATGTGCCAGTAGGAGCAAACCAGATTGAAATGACCAAAGAGATCCATGCGGCAATTGAGCAGGCGACGAAAAATGGAGTACTCCGTCCCAACTCAGTTGACTCCCTTACTGGTGAGAACTCAGGGAATAACTTAGGTGCTGGAACTCCTGTCATCCATTACCACCAATGGGAGAAGCCGGAGATTGATGTTCGCCTCATTCTCAAAGGAGG encodes the following:
- a CDS encoding alkaline phosphatase family protein, which codes for MALFLWILGTILLLAILLDLAYHASQKSRSQLNMLRTSEQTKNPGKPVILLIVDSLMDAPLRETIAMRKAPALQFLMEHGNYIPKMVSAFPTMSVTIDSTLLTGKLPREHHIYGLMYYHSDEKRIVNFGTGAIESLLVGVKKIVQDSLLRLNQQYLNPKTPTIHEELKETASINALVYRGPEAHTIVPPWPVAWFGILPRKIAVSASKFFSFGVLHRISPKSKKGKAWNKFGMNDRFTQMELVSLIQHDLLPPFTIAYLPKNDDPVHRKGPAEVKGILKVDKEISTILNSFPSWEEAISSCIWVVMGDSGQANILEDRSQAHVDLKPYFSSYSITSPKQKRSHPDDQLAICVNERMAFLYLLDEKITIEEIVKHCLQESRIDLIAWAENGWIHVMSGQTEGHFQYRPEGPYQDEFDQTWDMVGDLFLADLTIEEQKIQYGFYPDILMRLYGVMDTAERVIVITVAPGYEMVYETSPRHRGGSHGGLHQMDSQIPMIICGTDKKPRYPRIIDIKEWIIELVQEQTTEQEQIKEQAPENG
- a CDS encoding sugar ABC transporter ATP-binding protein, producing the protein MTTPTYVLEMKNISKEFPGVKALDDLTLQVRPGTVHALMGENGAGKSTLMKCLFGIYQQDAGEIFVNGEKVNIQNSSTALNHGISMIHQELHPIPHRNVMENLWIGRIPTKGLGFFQLVDSRKMEQDTIQLFQDLEMDLDPHEKVGNLSVSKVQSIEIAKAVSFNSKIIVMDEPTSSLTSNEVEQLIKIITKLKSRGVAIIYISHKMEEILRISDDVTIMRDGKKIGTWEASELTTDLIISRMVGRDLTQRFPDRQKREHHEVLMKVENFTSVNPMSFQEISFDLRKGEILGIGGLVGAKRTELIEAIFGLEKISSGKIEIHGKEVKIKSPLDAKKYNIALLTEERRTTGIFPQLSILENTTIANQKKYEKFGLLNDKARLQDTIDQIEKLRVKTPSHKTIIQNLSGGNQQKVLLGRWLLTEPEILLLDEPTRGIDVGAKFEIYTIITELAKQGKAIMMISSEMPELIGMSDRIMVMSNGRLSGILDQTEATEEKIMSLATKYMV
- a CDS encoding winged helix-turn-helix transcriptional regulator, yielding MEHTCICPKFEAAIEILAKKWTGLIIRVLMEKTSRFRDIREQIPQMSERMLAERLKDLEAHGIVIRHVHAETPVRVEYELTQKGRDLTPVIESIQSWGEKWMK
- a CDS encoding galactose ABC transporter substrate-binding protein, with product MKKALSILATGALLATAVGCSSGSGNADGNEKPQIGVAIYKFDDTFMSGVRNAITKAADGKAEVDIVDSQNAQPTQNEKVDLFITKKMNALAINPVDRTAAGVIINKAKTANIPVVFLNREPLADDMKKWDKVYYVGAKAEESGTLSGEIIAEYFKTHPEADKNGDGVLQYVMLKGEPGHQDAELRTKASIEAVQNAGIKVEKLAEDTAMWDRVKGQEKMAAFLAAHNDKIEAVFANNDDMALGAIEALKAKGYFKDNKFLPVVGVDATAPAIQALKEGTLLGTVLNDAKNQGIATVNLATVLAKGEKPTKENVGYDITDEKYIWIPYKKITKDNLNDATQ
- a CDS encoding M24 family metallopeptidase, with protein sequence MLQQVPVEDVQRRIQLLQAKLKELDLDGVLLSQNIGVYYYSGSMQNGLLLIPQSGSPCFYVKKSLTRASQETHLETEEMGRFRELGERLRARFGSLKKVGMELDVLPYSIATRYRKLFPNAEMVDCSWDLRLLRSIKSPYELTQIRNAAQIVNDVLLQLPSWLREGITELELAANIEHFFRVRGNQNIYRMRGYNQELALGMVSSGAAAASPTYFDGPAGGLGVSSASPQGAGKKTIARGEPILVDISTIVEGYIVDQTRMAVIGAMSPKHQDAYQKAQAILREVEELGKPGIPWQDLYLRSLEMVKEFGLSEHFMGYGQDQAKFLGHGVGLELDEVPILAKGFTQALEEGMVIAIEPKFTFPGEGVIGVENTYVVTKEGLQSLSISSENIIKAE
- a CDS encoding DUF817 family protein; this translates as MFLSCTFPVFVFGILTVSKVVQLPYLFRCNLILIGCIVVQILMAVSGLETKGQRSLDKNTS